The Spirosoma foliorum genome has a window encoding:
- a CDS encoding NADH-quinone oxidoreductase subunit N — MLPIVLLSVFGIALLFLGFLKSKAVLLPATLLFLVVALGVNFLDWNKTYLYFNDMLRTNNLSMVFTAIMLGSAFMVVALSSSFIDDDSAQPAEYYALMLFSLVGAVMMVSFENLIMLFVGVEILSVAMYVLTGSDKRNLRSNEAALKYFLMGAFATGIMLFGMALLYGATGSFTLSGLASYTAHPQTGLSLLIYVGLLMLLIGLLFKVSAAPFHFWTPDVYDGAPTIFTAFMSTVVKTAGFAALFRLLSVSFGGVYTFWWTLLAIITALTLIAGNITAVYQTSFKRMMAYSSISHAGYLLIGLASLGTQTKQAIVFYSLAYSVATIAAFGVLILVSQQRSTQTITSEGVLTENFDAFNGLARQNPLLGLAMTVSMLSLAGIPLTAGFWGKFYMFSTAVERGQIWLLVVAVLMSAVGIYYYFRVIIAMYFRDGATEPIRVAPFFQYVLVGAIILTIGLGIAPGLLQGLF, encoded by the coding sequence ATGCTTCCCATCGTTCTGTTATCGGTTTTTGGCATTGCTCTATTGTTCCTGGGCTTTTTGAAGTCAAAGGCAGTGTTACTACCAGCTACGCTCTTGTTCCTCGTTGTCGCACTGGGAGTTAACTTCCTCGACTGGAATAAAACGTATCTGTATTTTAACGATATGCTGCGGACAAATAACCTGTCAATGGTTTTTACCGCTATTATGCTGGGGTCGGCATTTATGGTTGTGGCCTTGTCGAGTAGCTTTATCGATGATGATTCCGCCCAACCTGCCGAATATTACGCACTTATGCTGTTCTCGCTGGTAGGAGCTGTTATGATGGTTAGCTTCGAAAACCTGATTATGCTATTTGTTGGCGTCGAAATATTGTCGGTAGCGATGTACGTACTGACAGGTAGCGACAAACGGAACTTACGCTCAAACGAAGCTGCGCTGAAATACTTCCTGATGGGCGCTTTTGCCACCGGTATCATGTTGTTCGGTATGGCATTGCTATATGGCGCAACTGGCTCATTTACGCTTTCTGGCCTTGCTTCTTATACAGCACACCCACAAACAGGATTGTCTTTACTGATTTATGTTGGCCTGCTGATGTTACTGATTGGCTTACTCTTCAAAGTATCGGCAGCTCCCTTTCATTTCTGGACGCCTGACGTATACGATGGAGCACCAACCATTTTCACCGCGTTCATGTCGACAGTGGTGAAGACGGCTGGTTTTGCCGCTTTGTTCCGGTTACTATCTGTTTCCTTCGGTGGGGTTTACACGTTCTGGTGGACTTTGTTGGCCATCATTACGGCATTGACGCTTATTGCCGGAAATATCACCGCCGTCTACCAAACGAGCTTTAAGCGGATGATGGCGTACTCCAGTATTTCGCATGCGGGTTATCTGCTGATTGGTTTAGCCTCCTTGGGTACACAAACAAAACAAGCTATTGTGTTTTATTCACTAGCTTATTCGGTAGCTACAATTGCCGCTTTTGGGGTACTGATACTGGTCTCTCAACAACGAAGTACACAAACGATTACAAGTGAAGGTGTTCTGACCGAAAATTTCGATGCCTTCAATGGGCTGGCTCGGCAAAACCCACTCTTAGGTTTGGCAATGACTGTTTCGATGCTGTCATTAGCAGGTATTCCATTGACAGCAGGTTTCTGGGGCAAATTCTACATGTTTTCAACCGCTGTTGAACGCGGACAAATCTGGCTGCTGGTTGTAGCCGTGCTGATGTCGGCTGTAGGTATTTATTATTACTTCCGGGTCATTATTGCGATGTACTTCCGAGATGGCGCAACGGAGCCGATTCGGGTTGCACCTTTCTTCCAATACGTACTAGTGGGAGCAATTATCCTGACCATAGGATTAGGGATTGCACCGGGTTTATTACAAGGCCTATTTTAA
- the nuoK gene encoding NADH-quinone oxidoreductase subunit NuoK, with translation MQPTQDVLIPEVIQQIPLTYYLILSTALFVIGIIGVLTRRNAIIIFMSIELMLNAVNLLLIAFSSYRSDSSGQVFVFFIMAVAAAEVSVGLAIIVMIYRNTRSIDVGLLNKLKW, from the coding sequence ATGCAACCCACGCAGGACGTCCTCATTCCGGAAGTCATTCAGCAGATACCGCTCACCTATTATCTGATTCTCAGCACCGCGCTGTTTGTTATTGGAATCATTGGTGTATTGACCCGGCGTAATGCCATTATCATTTTCATGTCCATTGAGCTAATGCTCAATGCTGTCAACCTGCTACTTATCGCTTTTTCGTCGTATCGATCAGATTCGTCGGGGCAGGTATTCGTCTTTTTCATTATGGCCGTTGCTGCCGCTGAGGTATCAGTTGGTCTGGCTATTATTGTCATGATTTACCGCAATACCCGCTCCATCGACGTAGGATTGCTTAACAAATTGAAATGGTGA
- a CDS encoding complex I subunit 4 family protein, translated as MLTLFLIFYPVVAASLILMIRGERVKQAALIAALVELAFAGYAFIGFKPDASSQFGFDYAWIGSLGIRFSAGIDGISVLLVLLTGLLVPFIILSTFDRSYPRPALFYALMLYMQAALIGVFTARDGFLFYFFFEAALIPIYFLAAMWGGANRIPVTFKFFVYTIFGSLFMLLALVYLYYQTPATAVSAHSAAIVDFYKLNLTPEAETWIFWAFFIAFAIKMPVFPFHTWQPDTYVESPTPATMLLAGIMLKMGVYGLIRFILPIVPLGVETWGKTAVILSVIGIIYGSIIAIRQRDMKRLIAYSSFSHVGLMAAGVFSQTETGMQGALVQMLAHGINVVGMFFVADIIFSRTKTNQLDQLGGITQTTPKLTVFFLIMLLGSVALPLTNGFIGEFLLLHGVFTYNNYLGLAAGFTIIFGAVYMLRMFQKSMFGQTSSRTESFADLTSSESWVFIPLVVLVFWIGIYPHSFLKVTEPAVANMMKYIGTTAVSLK; from the coding sequence ATGCTTACATTATTTCTGATTTTTTATCCTGTCGTAGCAGCTTCGCTAATCCTGATGATTCGGGGAGAACGGGTAAAGCAGGCGGCTTTGATAGCTGCACTTGTCGAGCTGGCATTTGCGGGTTACGCCTTCATTGGATTTAAACCTGATGCAAGTTCGCAATTCGGATTCGACTACGCCTGGATTGGCTCCTTAGGTATTCGATTCAGTGCGGGCATTGATGGAATCAGTGTGTTGCTGGTATTGCTAACGGGATTGCTAGTTCCGTTCATTATACTGTCTACCTTCGATCGGAGTTACCCTCGTCCTGCTTTGTTTTATGCGCTGATGCTGTATATGCAGGCGGCCTTAATTGGAGTTTTTACCGCTCGTGATGGCTTTCTGTTCTATTTCTTCTTTGAGGCCGCGCTGATTCCTATTTACTTCCTGGCCGCTATGTGGGGAGGTGCCAATCGGATTCCAGTTACCTTCAAGTTCTTTGTTTACACCATTTTTGGTAGCCTTTTCATGCTGCTTGCTTTGGTATATTTGTATTATCAGACACCTGCAACAGCCGTATCGGCACACTCGGCCGCTATTGTTGATTTCTATAAGCTTAACCTGACGCCCGAAGCCGAAACCTGGATTTTCTGGGCATTCTTTATCGCCTTCGCTATTAAGATGCCGGTGTTCCCATTCCACACCTGGCAACCCGATACCTACGTTGAATCGCCAACGCCCGCTACGATGTTATTGGCTGGTATTATGCTCAAGATGGGCGTTTATGGCCTGATTCGGTTTATTCTTCCTATCGTGCCACTTGGGGTTGAAACCTGGGGGAAAACAGCCGTTATTTTATCGGTCATTGGTATTATTTACGGGTCTATTATTGCCATTCGCCAGCGCGATATGAAACGATTGATCGCTTATTCATCGTTTTCGCACGTTGGCTTGATGGCTGCTGGCGTATTCTCGCAAACCGAAACGGGTATGCAGGGAGCCTTGGTACAAATGTTGGCGCATGGTATCAATGTTGTAGGAATGTTCTTTGTTGCCGACATAATTTTCTCGCGTACGAAAACCAACCAACTTGATCAACTGGGCGGTATTACACAAACCACCCCTAAACTAACAGTCTTCTTCCTAATCATGCTATTAGGAAGCGTAGCACTGCCATTGACAAACGGATTCATTGGTGAGTTTCTGTTATTACATGGTGTCTTCACCTACAACAATTACCTGGGTTTAGCGGCTGGCTTTACGATTATCTTCGGCGCAGTTTATATGCTCCGCATGTTCCAAAAGAGCATGTTTGGCCAGACTTCATCGCGCACAGAGTCATTTGCTGATCTGACCAGTTCTGAAAGTTGGGTATTTATTCCGCTAGTCGTGCTTGTCTTCTGGATAGGTATCTACCCGCATTCATTTTTGAAAGTAACCGAACCCGCTGTCGCCAATATGATGAAGTATATCGGCACAACAGCTGTATCCTTGAAATGA
- the nuoL gene encoding NADH-quinone oxidoreductase subunit L has translation MKVELLCALIPLFPLIGFLINGLGFRRVPTGLVGAIATIAVLASFVLSISLFSSFSGDSQPIVAVLFDWISVGDLHINFSFQIDQLSLLMLLVVTGVGSLIHLYSIGYMHHDEGFGKFMAFLNLFIFFMLLLVMGSNYVIMFIGWEGVGLCSYLLIGFWNKNTNYNNAARKAFVMNRIGDLGFLLGIFMLINTFGTVEYLDIFKQATSLEIGDKTVLAITLLLFIGAMGKSAQVPLYTWLPDAMAGPTPVSALIHAATMVTAGIYMVVRSNVLYTLSPLTLEIVGGIAIVTALLAASIGLLQNDIKKVLAYSTVSQLGYMFLGLSATAYTAGMFHVITHAFFKALLFLGAGSVIHAMSDEQDIRKMGGLRKALPITFITFLIGTWAISGLPPFAGFFSKDEILAHVFEHNKVLWALGVVGSGLTSFYMFRLLFLTFFGEFRGTEEQKHHLHESPITMTAPLIVLAILSAVGGALNLPGGGWLGHFMEPLFEGSKQVNPEAFAESTIEHSTEYVLMAVSAGVAFVALIIAYVMYISRGAVPAPETDERSFAERVIYNKYYVDELYETIIVRPIRGLGDALYSFGEGLIDGIVNGVAWLVQKSAAQLRLLQSGSIGFYVLAMVVSIVLIFALRFFIRL, from the coding sequence ATGAAAGTAGAATTACTCTGCGCTCTTATTCCGCTCTTTCCGCTGATAGGCTTTTTGATTAATGGCCTCGGTTTTCGTCGGGTACCAACGGGCCTGGTTGGGGCAATAGCCACCATAGCAGTTCTGGCCTCTTTTGTTCTGTCAATTTCGCTGTTCAGTTCTTTTTCGGGAGATTCTCAGCCTATCGTCGCTGTACTCTTCGACTGGATTAGCGTTGGCGATCTGCACATCAATTTCTCGTTTCAAATTGACCAGTTGTCGCTTTTGATGTTGCTGGTGGTAACGGGCGTTGGTTCGTTGATTCACCTCTACAGTATTGGTTATATGCACCACGATGAAGGATTTGGTAAGTTCATGGCCTTCCTGAACTTGTTTATTTTCTTCATGCTCCTGCTGGTGATGGGTTCTAATTACGTCATCATGTTTATTGGTTGGGAAGGCGTGGGACTATGTTCGTACCTGCTTATTGGGTTCTGGAATAAGAATACGAACTACAACAATGCTGCTCGCAAGGCCTTCGTCATGAACCGTATTGGTGACCTGGGCTTTCTGTTAGGCATATTCATGCTTATTAACACCTTCGGTACGGTTGAGTATTTAGACATCTTCAAACAAGCTACAAGTCTGGAGATAGGCGATAAAACGGTACTGGCCATTACGCTGCTTTTGTTTATCGGTGCCATGGGTAAATCGGCACAGGTTCCATTATACACCTGGTTGCCCGATGCTATGGCGGGGCCAACGCCGGTTTCGGCGCTGATTCACGCAGCGACGATGGTGACCGCTGGTATTTACATGGTCGTTCGCTCGAATGTCTTGTATACCCTATCGCCACTAACGCTTGAAATTGTTGGTGGAATTGCCATTGTTACCGCGCTTCTAGCTGCTTCGATCGGCCTTTTGCAGAACGACATCAAAAAAGTACTGGCTTACTCAACTGTTTCGCAGCTGGGTTATATGTTCCTCGGTTTAAGCGCAACGGCTTACACAGCGGGTATGTTTCACGTTATTACCCACGCGTTCTTCAAAGCATTGTTGTTCCTTGGAGCAGGTAGCGTGATTCACGCTATGTCTGATGAGCAGGATATTCGCAAAATGGGTGGCTTGCGGAAAGCATTGCCCATTACGTTTATCACCTTCTTAATTGGTACCTGGGCTATTTCAGGTTTACCTCCGTTTGCTGGTTTCTTTTCGAAAGATGAAATCCTGGCTCACGTTTTTGAACATAACAAAGTGCTTTGGGCACTGGGCGTTGTAGGTTCTGGCCTGACGTCGTTCTATATGTTCCGCTTGTTGTTCCTAACGTTCTTTGGCGAGTTTCGGGGAACTGAAGAGCAAAAGCATCACCTGCATGAGTCACCGATTACGATGACTGCGCCATTGATTGTTCTGGCGATACTATCGGCAGTAGGTGGAGCACTTAACCTACCCGGCGGAGGTTGGTTGGGACACTTTATGGAACCCTTGTTCGAAGGTTCGAAGCAAGTTAATCCCGAAGCTTTTGCTGAATCGACGATTGAGCATAGTACAGAATATGTATTGATGGCGGTTTCGGCAGGCGTTGCCTTTGTCGCCCTGATTATTGCTTACGTTATGTACATCAGCCGGGGTGCTGTTCCTGCCCCTGAAACAGATGAACGTTCATTCGCAGAGCGGGTCATTTACAACAAATATTATGTCGATGAGCTATACGAAACGATCATCGTTCGCCCAATTCGTGGATTGGGGGATGCCTTGTATAGCTTTGGTGAAGGTCTTATCGACGGTATCGTGAATGGTGTGGCCTGGTTAGTACAGAAAAGCGCAGCGCAGTTACGATTGCTGCAAAGTGGTTCGATCGGTTTCTATGTCCTGGCAATGGTTGTTAGTATCGTTCTCATTTTTGCCCTACGATTCTTTATTCGGTTATAA
- a CDS encoding 3'-5' exonuclease, whose translation MTHQLILRKPLAFFDLETTGVNIAKDRIIDICVIKALPGGEVVSKTQRVHPGMPIPLESSLIHGIYDDDVKDAPPFKSVARTLAQFLDGCDLAGFNCNRFDVPLLVEEFLRANVDFDMKNRRLVDAQRIFHLMEPRNLSAAYRFYCNKELIGAHGAEADTIATLEVLDAQVQRYMGMVAKADNGQDVIFENDVDMLHSLTANTNVDLAGRIILNDKGEEVFNFGKHKGFPVLEVLKKEPSFYDWILKGEFPLDTKRRLTEIRLRMFSNGLGKK comes from the coding sequence ATGACGCATCAACTTATACTTAGAAAGCCGCTCGCGTTTTTCGATCTCGAAACAACGGGCGTTAACATTGCCAAAGATCGCATCATTGACATCTGCGTGATCAAAGCGCTTCCGGGTGGTGAAGTCGTCAGTAAAACTCAGCGTGTTCATCCCGGTATGCCCATACCGTTGGAATCGAGTTTGATTCATGGCATCTACGACGACGATGTAAAAGATGCGCCCCCGTTTAAATCGGTTGCCCGAACGCTGGCCCAGTTTCTGGATGGCTGCGACCTGGCCGGTTTCAACTGCAATCGCTTCGATGTGCCTTTATTGGTTGAGGAATTTCTGCGCGCCAATGTTGATTTTGATATGAAAAATCGGCGTCTGGTCGATGCACAGCGCATTTTTCATCTGATGGAACCCCGAAATCTATCGGCAGCCTACAGATTCTACTGTAACAAAGAATTAATTGGTGCTCATGGTGCCGAGGCAGACACTATTGCTACGCTTGAAGTGCTCGATGCTCAGGTACAACGCTATATGGGTATGGTTGCCAAAGCTGATAATGGACAGGATGTTATCTTCGAGAACGACGTCGATATGCTCCATAGCCTCACGGCAAACACAAATGTTGACCTTGCCGGACGAATAATTCTCAACGACAAAGGCGAAGAAGTATTTAATTTCGGGAAACATAAAGGTTTCCCGGTGTTGGAGGTACTCAAAAAAGAGCCATCATTCTACGATTGGATATTGAAAGGCGAATTTCCGCTCGATACTAAACGTCGGCTGACTGAAATACGACTTCGGATGTTCAGTAATGGCCTTGGAAAGAAGTAA
- a CDS encoding GtrA family protein has translation MNVSSIEQPKPKEYKDFFSFFLTAVLGASINFVSQIFYRKFFDFDTSVFCGYLTATVLTFIPTKRYAFSAKDTGNTGREAIKFLGIAIVALVVQVYVAKYTLEWIATPLFPNTPELWREKGSHVAGMGMSFLANYFGHKLLTFRSTGFYDKLLSRSSKEPESNV, from the coding sequence GTGAACGTGAGTAGCATAGAACAGCCAAAACCAAAAGAATATAAGGACTTCTTCTCGTTCTTTTTAACGGCTGTACTGGGTGCATCCATTAATTTTGTCAGCCAGATCTTCTACCGGAAATTTTTTGATTTTGATACCAGTGTTTTTTGCGGCTACCTAACCGCAACTGTGCTAACGTTTATTCCGACGAAGCGCTACGCTTTTTCGGCTAAAGACACAGGTAACACAGGGCGTGAAGCCATTAAATTTTTGGGTATTGCTATTGTTGCCCTTGTAGTTCAGGTATATGTGGCTAAATATACCTTAGAGTGGATTGCTACTCCCTTATTTCCCAATACCCCTGAACTCTGGCGTGAGAAAGGTTCGCACGTAGCAGGTATGGGAATGAGCTTCTTAGCCAACTATTTTGGCCATAAACTCCTGACATTTCGTAGTACAGGTTTTTATGATAAGCTCCTTTCGCGTTCATCAAAAGAACCAGAAAGTAACGTATAG